A stretch of Eriocheir sinensis breed Jianghai 21 chromosome 68, ASM2467909v1, whole genome shotgun sequence DNA encodes these proteins:
- the LOC126988103 gene encoding zinc finger protein 708-like, whose amino-acid sequence MSARSVRKDSLGRVTSTKAPTHSGERNHESQGCRKRLGGKDHLNTHTLTHTGGKKHGCEVCGKSFHLKGDLKRHTLTHTGERNHKCEVCGKKFSLKCNLQTHTLMHTGERKHKCEVCGKKFSLKCNLQTHTLTHTGERKHKCEVCGKRFTLKGNLQTHTLTHTRERKHKCEVCGKRFTLKGNLQTHTLTHTGERNHKCEVCGKRFNRMDSLQTHTLTHTGERNHKCEVCGKRFTQKGSLQTHTLTHTGERNHKCEVCGKRFTQKGDLKKHTLTHTGERNHKCEVCGKRFTQKGSLQTHTLTHTGEKNHECEVCGKRFLVKSWLKRHGIRHCGHKGFQCDACGKRFMTRGEIARHVKIHL is encoded by the coding sequence ATGAGTGCCAGGAGTGTGaggaaagactccctgggaagggtgacctcaacaaaaGCACCCACGCACtcgggtgaaagaaatcatgaatctcAAGGTTGTAGGAAAAGATTGGGTGGGAAggatcacctcaacacacacacccttacacacactggaggaaaaaaacatggatgtgaagtttgtgggaaaagtttCCATCTGAAGGGTGACCTCaagagacacacccttacacacactggtgaaagaaatcataaatgtgaagtttgtgggaaaaagtTCAGTTTGAAGTGTAACCTCCAGACACACACTCTTAtgcacactggtgaaagaaaacataaatgtgaagtttgtgggaaaaagtTCAGTTTGAAGTGTaacctccagacacacacccttacacacactggtgaaagaaaacataaatgtgaagtttgtgggaaaagattcactCTGAAGGGTaacctccagacacacacccttacacacactcgtgaaagaaaacataaatgtgaagtttgtgggaaaagattcactCTGAAGGGTaacctccagacacacacccttacacacactggtgaaaggaaccataaatgtgaagtttgtgggaaaagatttaatcggatGGATagcctccagacacacacccttacacacactggtgaaaggaaccataaatgtgaagtttgtgggaaaagattcactCAGAAGGGTagcctccagacacacacccttacacacactggtgaaaggaaccataaatgtgaagtttgtgggaaaagattcactcagaagggtgacctcaagaaacacacccttacacacactggtgaaaggaaccataaatgtgaagtttgtgggaaaagattcactCAGAAGGGTagcctccagacacacacccttacacacactggtgaaaaaaaccatgagtgtgaagtttgtgggaaaagattccttgtgaagtcatggctgaagagacatGGCATAAGACACTGTGGCCACAAAGGGTTCCAGTGTGATGCTTGTGGCAAGCGATTTATGACAAGAGGTGAGATTGCGAGACACGTGAAGATTCACctctga